The Oscarella lobularis chromosome 12, ooOscLobu1.1, whole genome shotgun sequence genome window below encodes:
- the LOC136193475 gene encoding uncharacterized protein isoform X2 codes for MFFRTKTGFYLRKKLKKLLGSRDALLKPLHKRQGNFQALFQLIVDFNQTCSEKKLSSSSEARKIERVIDVLSSRMDEGFRCNFPFYIMMSWRLQSFSSKAKEYFVDCVMKLRVLNVEAIDVVREVIRNNIWVSWHVAVNQSSTKTLTEAFEFVCQEKFKSSHLASKGLEGLQILFFAGAARGLLYAHEGKKSLPELYWEDCIKFVNAEEINWSSEATDSLHLLLQFAAAVLPSSFSVRLFESLVKKFQIFSFRVVRDLLRHFFSLKSLETETCQVLSAILRAHFFYNTDSLLHIQYNALGDERLLQEACDLLLFFYEDCFKREITPEVTSPSAVKMARNEMKKWCEGILLCLSTTTGKWPSYATSFLRMLPEQMHSIFHHEVSAFLKSKAAKFPVAVFASAIDFVDPEALGHFFDDYVCGQVDLKQDQWQELFTLVDGSKSRKWNLAKQSVLSFLQRVANSAYISRPADFFLVLLSLSNPEKCPEILTVCGESSHDILLKKFSDFLLKYFKGHTLDLRRKINNVLSGLEHPKSSPLCDCLLDVYLQVVIPTKADIVAGSSDGSVADFVSVLECEMGEIHQNRSPVLSVKSTILWTLLARIVERVPVSSLSLFRMPYVVQLLGRVHDKVVLPSATEMIDEKLTHLQVCYKTWYSNVRSWLVEEKSRFDKGEMTVEECSSYKKKHDRIRAFSKCFSSVGLIPTTDGVNKRMSSFADMARQLIKLLYYKDQSTSLVISFEKVFEKWNVKIHTSVSDVREKKMLSTNSCDLQKMKFGCLVTYAQACETLAAVENWLAPLRKLMPMLGCFTANASILFSSYMEREMQQIEKLSATKGLDFKDPQKEDAEISVAVPLDTFKKALKGAKKSLKLLLKNDASYRNVSILGHERFRDVSIKAELEKLVHYEKFAESYREYLDEVWQGMVDMSNLRHYFRLICAIENSCQQYSMVFVREDSEFQKLVSEKETLMNAEKITTGECSALKRKLDKILLNTPHEKLRLFLMVQESQEFFKLIQKGCYYSTEGRIRFKEQVQLITDQLQSQEYDETVLNHLLVAFECVAPFTNPRATFVYLLTTLNESDKYSYNNWIKEICTVNSNMNLVKLWFSKKRFILLEGYYEEWSDYVSVGRKGTCIRRRNLLSRVEIFR; via the exons ATGTTTTTTCGAACTAAAACTGGATTTTATCTGCGCaaaaagctgaaaaaatTACTTGGTTCAAGGGACGCGTTGCTCAAACCGCTGCACAAGCGTCAAGGAAATTTTCAGGCTCTTTTTCAACTTATTGTTGATTTCAACCAAACT TgctctgagaaaaaattgtcgtcctcttctgaagcaagaaaaattgagAGAGTCATAGACGTACTATCTTCTCGCATGGATGAAGGGTTTCGGTGcaattttcctttttataTAATGATGTCTTGGAGACTTCAAAG TTTTTCatcgaaagcaaaagaatACTTTGTTGATTGTGTTATGAAGCTGAGGGTCTTGAATGTTGAAGCAATAGATGTAGTGAGAGAAGTGATTCG AAATAATATTTGGGTGTCATGGCATGTGGCCGTTAATCAAAGCTCAACTAAGACGTTGACTGAAGCGTTTGAATTTGTGTGCCAAGAAAAGTTTAAGTCTTCTCATCTGGCTTCGAAAGGTTTAGAAGGCTTGCAAATTTTATTCTTTGCTG GTGCCGCACGTGGTTTATTGTATGCTcacgaaggaaagaaaagtttACCAGAGCTTTATTGGGAGGATTGCATCAAG ttTGTGAATGCCGAGGAAATAAACTGGAGTTCTGAAGCAACAGATAGCCTACATTTGTTGCTTCAGTTCGCAGCTGCTGTTTTACCGAGCAGCTTTAGCGTTAGGTTGTTTGAGTCACTcgtgaaaaaatttcaaatatttaGCTTCAGGGTTGTAAG GGATCTTCTGCGGCACTTTTTCTCACTTAAATCCCTTGAAACCGAGACTTGCCAAGTATTATCTGCGATCCTTCGTGCCCACTTTTTTTACAACACCGATTCTTTACTGCACATCCAATACAACGCTTTGGGCGATGAACGTTTACTGCAGGAG GCATGTGATctacttctctttttctatgAAGACTGTTTTAAAAGGGAAATAACCCCCGAAGTTACTTCTCCATCTGCCGTTAAGATGGCGAGAAATGAGATGAAAAAATGGTGTGAAGGCAttctcctttgtctttctaCCACAACAGGAAAATGGCCTTCTTACGCGACATCCTTTCTACGAATGCTTCCAGAGCAAATGCATTCCATCTTTCACCATGAG GTTAGCGCGTTTTTGAAAAGCAAGGCTGCCAAGTTTCCTGTCGCAGTGTTTGCGTCAGCGATCGACTTTGTTGATCCAGAG GCGCTGGGCCACTTTTTTGACGACTACGTGTGTGGGCAGGTTGATCTGAAGCAGGATCAGTGGCAGGAGCTGTTCACGTTGGTTGATGGTTCCAAAAG tcgaAAATGGAACCTTGCTAAGCAAAGTGTACTGTCGTTCTTACAACGCGTTGCAAATTCTGCGTATATCAGTCGTCCTGCCGACTTCTTCTTGGTTTTGTTGTCCCTCAGCAACCCAGAGAAATGTCCTGAAATTTTGACCGTTTGTGGCGAAAGTTCTCACGACATATTGCTCAAGAAATTctctgattttcttttgaaatattttaaaGGACACACACTTGacctgagaagaaaaattaataatgttCTG AGTGGTCTTGAGCATCCGAAATCGTCTCCGTTGTGCGATTGTCTTCTTGATGTTTACTTACAG GTCGTGATTCCTACAAAAGCTGATATTGTTGCAGGAAGTTCTGATGGCAGTGTAGCGGATTTTGTTTCGGTTTTAGAATGCGAAATGGGAGAAATCCACCAAAATAGAAGTCCAGTTCTTTCAGTCAAAAGTACAATTCTCTGGACTCTTTTGGCTCGCATTGTTGAAAGGGTTCCGGTGTCATCTCTATCTCTATTTCGAATGCCGTATGTTGTTCAGTTGCTAGGAAGAGTGCACGATAAAGTTGTCTTGCCCTCTGCTACGGAAATGATTGACGAAAAGTTGACGCATCTTCAAGTTTGTTACAAAACATGGTACTCTAACGTTCGCAGCTGGCTTGTTGAGGAGAAGTCTCGATTTGATAAAGGGGAAATGACAGTTGAAGAGTGTTCTTCATACAAGAAAAAACACGATAGAATTAGGGCATTTTCCAAATGTTTCTCAAGCGTAGGCCTTATCCCGACCACAGATGGCGTTAACAAAAGGATGAGTTCTTTTGCCGACATGGCGCGCCAGCTGATAAAGCTTCTCTACTATAAAGATCAATCGACTTCCCTAGT gatTTCTTTCGAAAAAGTATTTGAAAAATGGAACGTGAAAATACACACAAGTGTATCAGACGtaagggagaaaaaaatgctaaGTACCAATTCCTGCGATCTTCAAAAAATGAAGTTTGGTTGCTTGGTTACGTATGCTCAAGCTTGTGAAACCCTTGCCGCCGTTGAAAATTGGCTGGCGCCTTTGCGTAAGCTTATGCCCATGTTGGGCTGCTTCACGGCAAACGCTAGTATTCTTTTTTCCTCGTACATGGAGCGAGAGATGCAGCAAATCGAAAAACTGAGCGCGACGAAAGGTTTAGACTTTAAGGATCCTCAGAAGGAGGATGCAGAAATTTCTGTTGCTGTACCGTTAGAC ACGTTCAAGAAAGCACTCAAAGGGGCCAAAAAATCTTTGAAGCTTCTACTAAAGAACGACGCAAGCTACAGAAATGTTTCTATACTAGGACATGAACGTTTTCGAGATGTCAGTATTAAAGCGGAGCTTGAAAAGCTTGTTCATTACGAAAAATTTGCGGAATCTTACCGTGAATACCTGGACGAAGTGTGGCAAGGCATGGTGGATATGAGTAATCTGAGACACTATTTTCGCCTAATTTGT GCTATTGAGAATTCTTGCCAGCAGTACAGTATGGTTTTTGTTAGAGAAGACAGCGAGTTCCAAAAGCTTGTATCTGAAAAGGAGACTTTGATGAATG CCGAAAAGATAACAACAGGCGAGTGCAGTGCTCTAAAAAGAAAGTTAGACAAAATCTTGCTTAATACACCGCACGAGAAACTTCGCCTTTTCTTAATG GTTCAGGAAAGCCAAGAATTCTTCAAGCTCATACAAAAGGGTTGCTACTACTCGACGGAAGGACGTATTCGCTTTAAAGAGCAG GTCCAACTCATAACAGATCAACTTCAAAGTCAAGAGTACGACGAAACTGTTCTGAATCATTTGTTGGTTGCTTTTGAATGCGTCGCGCCTTTCACCAATCCTAGAGCAACGTTTGTGTATCTTCTAACGACATTGAATGAATCCGACAAATATTCTTATAACAATTGGATCAAGGAAATATGCACAGTCAACAGTAACATGAATTTAGTCAAACTATGGTTTTCCAA AAAACGTTTTATTCTACTTGAAGGCTATTATGAAGAATGGAGTGATTACGTTTCTGTTGGGCGAAAAGGGACTTGCATTCGGCGCCGGAACTTGCTTTCTAGAGTTGAGATTTTCCGTTAA
- the LOC136193475 gene encoding uncharacterized protein isoform X1 translates to MFFRTKTGFYLRKKLKKLLGSRDALLKPLHKRQGNFQALFQLIVDFNQTCSEKKLSSSSEARKIERVIDVLSSRMDEGFRCNFPFYIMMSWRLQSFSSKAKEYFVDCVMKLRVLNVEAIDVVREVIRNNIWVSWHVAVNQSSTKTLTEAFEFVCQEKFKSSHLASKGLEGLQILFFAGAARGLLYAHEGKKSLPELYWEDCIKFVNAEEINWSSEATDSLHLLLQFAAAVLPSSFSVRLFESLVKKFQIFSFRVVRDLLRHFFSLKSLETETCQVLSAILRAHFFYNTDSLLHIQYNALGDERLLQEACDLLLFFYEDCFKREITPEVTSPSAVKMARNEMKKWCEGILLCLSTTTGKWPSYATSFLRMLPEQMHSIFHHEVSAFLKSKAAKFPVAVFASAIDFVDPEALGHFFDDYVCGQVDLKQDQWQELFTLVDGSKSRKWNLAKQSVLSFLQRVANSAYISRPADFFLVLLSLSNPEKCPEILTVCGESSHDILLKKFSDFLLKYFKGHTLDLRRKINNVLSGLEHPKSSPLCDCLLDVYLQVVIPTKADIVAGSSDGSVADFVSVLECEMGEIHQNRSPVLSVKSTILWTLLARIVERVPVSSLSLFRMPYVVQLLGRVHDKVVLPSATEMIDEKLTHLQVCYKTWYSNVRSWLVEEKSRFDKGEMTVEECSSYKKKHDRIRAFSKCFSSVGLIPTTDGVNKRMSSFADMARQLIKLLYYKDQSTSLVISFEKVFEKWNVKIHTSVSDVREKKMLSTNSCDLQKMKFGCLVTYAQACETLAAVENWLAPLRKLMPMLGCFTANASILFSSYMEREMQQIEKLSATKGLDFKDPQKEDAEISVAVPLDTFKKALKGAKKSLKLLLKNDASYRNVSILGHERFRDVSIKAELEKLVHYEKFAESYREYLDEVWQGMVDMSNLRHYFRLICAIENSCQQYSMVFVREDSEFQKLVSEKETLMNAEKITTGECSALKRKLDKILLNTPHEKLRLFLMVQESQEFFKLIQKGCYYSTEGRIRFKEQVQLITDQLQSQEYDETVLNHLLVAFECVAPFTNPRATFVYLLTTLNESDKYSYNNWIKEICTVNSNMNLVKLWFSKSEGDTIENVLFYLKAIMKNGVITFLLGEKGLAFGAGTCFLELRFSVKDVRSARKISVEFGGERHGHSSPRDSLHDSSVPLGGKSSETNLYEAYKAKPEGRSVPSTADQTKPEMHEVSRIMNYEELEDFVRRLSFMENSEHQKMVRDFQTQFAFFQKIFGVSVALFKLGHGDHQGTSECDFTEPDLAKILQNKEALLCEWQEKIKGLRTEYPQLLLFGIRAVYIIAEALSQRETCVSSDFVQLTSKIFDATGAAVLELRKLVEDVLKRRSDTLPEQEKKSSILSTAGAFLRQIKTEKSLCSSPLRRKAMEKGVGHCLHFALGFDRPRIFKLIFKLYNGFPESFELFRCTKATLKEDLDLFLQRACEFPRRMFTLVEVNKLTIELQEALLRFQMNKSLKFKVNVCYILTANVVFHDMPWVQVIQHKETELATTNQEMKKYFKIWVQDYYNVRVPILVYGEAGNGKSHFIRRQLKSFCKEQICFIAVHEAFTPLLAIQKLQKLYRRLTKPCPACIYFNFTIPSPEEPSDDISRAEFDRYEYND, encoded by the exons ATGTTTTTTCGAACTAAAACTGGATTTTATCTGCGCaaaaagctgaaaaaatTACTTGGTTCAAGGGACGCGTTGCTCAAACCGCTGCACAAGCGTCAAGGAAATTTTCAGGCTCTTTTTCAACTTATTGTTGATTTCAACCAAACT TgctctgagaaaaaattgtcgtcctcttctgaagcaagaaaaattgagAGAGTCATAGACGTACTATCTTCTCGCATGGATGAAGGGTTTCGGTGcaattttcctttttataTAATGATGTCTTGGAGACTTCAAAG TTTTTCatcgaaagcaaaagaatACTTTGTTGATTGTGTTATGAAGCTGAGGGTCTTGAATGTTGAAGCAATAGATGTAGTGAGAGAAGTGATTCG AAATAATATTTGGGTGTCATGGCATGTGGCCGTTAATCAAAGCTCAACTAAGACGTTGACTGAAGCGTTTGAATTTGTGTGCCAAGAAAAGTTTAAGTCTTCTCATCTGGCTTCGAAAGGTTTAGAAGGCTTGCAAATTTTATTCTTTGCTG GTGCCGCACGTGGTTTATTGTATGCTcacgaaggaaagaaaagtttACCAGAGCTTTATTGGGAGGATTGCATCAAG ttTGTGAATGCCGAGGAAATAAACTGGAGTTCTGAAGCAACAGATAGCCTACATTTGTTGCTTCAGTTCGCAGCTGCTGTTTTACCGAGCAGCTTTAGCGTTAGGTTGTTTGAGTCACTcgtgaaaaaatttcaaatatttaGCTTCAGGGTTGTAAG GGATCTTCTGCGGCACTTTTTCTCACTTAAATCCCTTGAAACCGAGACTTGCCAAGTATTATCTGCGATCCTTCGTGCCCACTTTTTTTACAACACCGATTCTTTACTGCACATCCAATACAACGCTTTGGGCGATGAACGTTTACTGCAGGAG GCATGTGATctacttctctttttctatgAAGACTGTTTTAAAAGGGAAATAACCCCCGAAGTTACTTCTCCATCTGCCGTTAAGATGGCGAGAAATGAGATGAAAAAATGGTGTGAAGGCAttctcctttgtctttctaCCACAACAGGAAAATGGCCTTCTTACGCGACATCCTTTCTACGAATGCTTCCAGAGCAAATGCATTCCATCTTTCACCATGAG GTTAGCGCGTTTTTGAAAAGCAAGGCTGCCAAGTTTCCTGTCGCAGTGTTTGCGTCAGCGATCGACTTTGTTGATCCAGAG GCGCTGGGCCACTTTTTTGACGACTACGTGTGTGGGCAGGTTGATCTGAAGCAGGATCAGTGGCAGGAGCTGTTCACGTTGGTTGATGGTTCCAAAAG tcgaAAATGGAACCTTGCTAAGCAAAGTGTACTGTCGTTCTTACAACGCGTTGCAAATTCTGCGTATATCAGTCGTCCTGCCGACTTCTTCTTGGTTTTGTTGTCCCTCAGCAACCCAGAGAAATGTCCTGAAATTTTGACCGTTTGTGGCGAAAGTTCTCACGACATATTGCTCAAGAAATTctctgattttcttttgaaatattttaaaGGACACACACTTGacctgagaagaaaaattaataatgttCTG AGTGGTCTTGAGCATCCGAAATCGTCTCCGTTGTGCGATTGTCTTCTTGATGTTTACTTACAG GTCGTGATTCCTACAAAAGCTGATATTGTTGCAGGAAGTTCTGATGGCAGTGTAGCGGATTTTGTTTCGGTTTTAGAATGCGAAATGGGAGAAATCCACCAAAATAGAAGTCCAGTTCTTTCAGTCAAAAGTACAATTCTCTGGACTCTTTTGGCTCGCATTGTTGAAAGGGTTCCGGTGTCATCTCTATCTCTATTTCGAATGCCGTATGTTGTTCAGTTGCTAGGAAGAGTGCACGATAAAGTTGTCTTGCCCTCTGCTACGGAAATGATTGACGAAAAGTTGACGCATCTTCAAGTTTGTTACAAAACATGGTACTCTAACGTTCGCAGCTGGCTTGTTGAGGAGAAGTCTCGATTTGATAAAGGGGAAATGACAGTTGAAGAGTGTTCTTCATACAAGAAAAAACACGATAGAATTAGGGCATTTTCCAAATGTTTCTCAAGCGTAGGCCTTATCCCGACCACAGATGGCGTTAACAAAAGGATGAGTTCTTTTGCCGACATGGCGCGCCAGCTGATAAAGCTTCTCTACTATAAAGATCAATCGACTTCCCTAGT gatTTCTTTCGAAAAAGTATTTGAAAAATGGAACGTGAAAATACACACAAGTGTATCAGACGtaagggagaaaaaaatgctaaGTACCAATTCCTGCGATCTTCAAAAAATGAAGTTTGGTTGCTTGGTTACGTATGCTCAAGCTTGTGAAACCCTTGCCGCCGTTGAAAATTGGCTGGCGCCTTTGCGTAAGCTTATGCCCATGTTGGGCTGCTTCACGGCAAACGCTAGTATTCTTTTTTCCTCGTACATGGAGCGAGAGATGCAGCAAATCGAAAAACTGAGCGCGACGAAAGGTTTAGACTTTAAGGATCCTCAGAAGGAGGATGCAGAAATTTCTGTTGCTGTACCGTTAGAC ACGTTCAAGAAAGCACTCAAAGGGGCCAAAAAATCTTTGAAGCTTCTACTAAAGAACGACGCAAGCTACAGAAATGTTTCTATACTAGGACATGAACGTTTTCGAGATGTCAGTATTAAAGCGGAGCTTGAAAAGCTTGTTCATTACGAAAAATTTGCGGAATCTTACCGTGAATACCTGGACGAAGTGTGGCAAGGCATGGTGGATATGAGTAATCTGAGACACTATTTTCGCCTAATTTGT GCTATTGAGAATTCTTGCCAGCAGTACAGTATGGTTTTTGTTAGAGAAGACAGCGAGTTCCAAAAGCTTGTATCTGAAAAGGAGACTTTGATGAATG CCGAAAAGATAACAACAGGCGAGTGCAGTGCTCTAAAAAGAAAGTTAGACAAAATCTTGCTTAATACACCGCACGAGAAACTTCGCCTTTTCTTAATG GTTCAGGAAAGCCAAGAATTCTTCAAGCTCATACAAAAGGGTTGCTACTACTCGACGGAAGGACGTATTCGCTTTAAAGAGCAG GTCCAACTCATAACAGATCAACTTCAAAGTCAAGAGTACGACGAAACTGTTCTGAATCATTTGTTGGTTGCTTTTGAATGCGTCGCGCCTTTCACCAATCCTAGAGCAACGTTTGTGTATCTTCTAACGACATTGAATGAATCCGACAAATATTCTTATAACAATTGGATCAAGGAAATATGCACAGTCAACAGTAACATGAATTTAGTCAAACTATGGTTTTCCAAGTCAGAG GGTGACACAATAGAAAACGTTTTATTCTACTTGAAGGCTATTATGAAGAATGGAGTGATTACGTTTCTGTTGGGCGAAAAGGGACTTGCATTCGGCGCCGGAACTTGCTTTCTAGAGTTGAGATTTTCCGTTAAGGATGTTCGGAGTGCTCGAAAAATTTCGGTAGAGTTTGGCGGCGAACGGCATGGACACTCTTCGCCTCGTGACTCTCTTCACGACTCGTCAGTACCGTTAGGCGGCAAATCATCGGAAACGAATTTATACGAGGCGTATAAGGCCAAACCTGAGGGACGTTCCGTGCCGTCTACAGCCGATCAAACTAAGCCAGAGATGCACGAAGTTTCTCGCATAATGAATTATGAAGAACTTGAAGACTTTGTTCGCAGGTTAAGCTTTATGGAGAATTCGGAGCATCAGAAAATGGTACGAGATTTTCAGACTCAgtttgctttttttcaaaagatcTTTGGAGTGTCAGTGGCGCTCTTCAAATTGGGCCATGGAGATCATCAAGGAACTTCGGAATGCGATTTTACCGAGCCTGATCTTGCAAAGATTCTTCAAAATAAAGAAGCTTTACTCTGTGAGTGGCAAGAGAAGATTAAGGGCCTTCGTACCGAGTACCCTCAACTATTGCTTTTTGGTATCCGAGCTGTCTATATTATCGCAGAGGCTCTTAGCCAAAGAGAAACCTGCGTCTCCTCTGATTTCGTGCAACTCACCAGTAAAATATTTGACGCTACAGGAGCGGCTGTATTGGAGCTGAGAAAACTCGTTGAAGACGTCTTGAAACGTCGTAGCGATACTCTGCCAGagcaagaaaagaagtctTCAATATTGAGCACTGCTGGTGCGTTTCTAAGACAaataaaaacagaaaagagcCTCTGTTCGTCTCCGTTGAGAAGAAAAGCTATGGAAAAGGGTGTAGGACATTGCCTGCATTTTGCTCTTGGGTTTGACAGACCTCGGATTTTCAAGCTGATTTTTAAATTGTACAATGGGTTTCCAGAATCGTTTGAACTGTTTCGTTGCACTAAGGCAACCTTGAAAGAAGATCTCGATCTGTTTCTGCAAAGAGCTTGTGAGTTTCCGCGCCGAATGTTTACTTTGGTCGAGGTGAACAAACTAACTATTGAATTGCAAGAAGCGCTTCTGAGATTTCAGATGAATAAGTCGTTGAAATTTAAGGTCAATGTGTGTTATATTCTTACGGCGAATGTAGTGTTTCACGACATGCCTTGGGTTCAAGTAATTCAGCACAAAGAAACAGAATTGGCAACAACAAAtcaagaaatgaaaaaatactTTAAAATTTGGGTTCAGGACTACTACAACGTCCGTGTTCCTATTTTAGTTTATGGTGAAGCAGGCAACGGGAAATCACATTTCATCAGAAGGCAGCTTAAGAGTTTCTGTAAAGAACAAATCTGCTTCATTGCAGTTCACGAAGCATTCACTCCACTGCTCGCTATTCAAAAACTTCAAAAACTTTATCGGAGACTAACCAAGCCTTGCCCAGCTTGCATTTACTTCAATTTTACAATTCCTTCTCCTGAAGAGCCAAGCGATGACATTAGTCGAGCCGAATTCGATCGCTATGAATACAATGACTGA